In the Sebastes fasciatus isolate fSebFas1 chromosome 20, fSebFas1.pri, whole genome shotgun sequence genome, one interval contains:
- the LOC141758212 gene encoding E3 ubiquitin-protein ligase TRIM21 isoform X1, with amino-acid sequence MNKVGGKATHEEALLKHQQHLQRQRDGIAHRMKKLAAKQVEITKKTNAVKEKIRKKYEDMKRVLDEDLRITLTQLDTEFEATERLVEDRIEDCYRLTQELDQELSNIGAQNAETQKRISETLKLTDPELIQMDEFKSEQLLCLTINLLLFIRSQVPVTKKLFQTYAADVVLDADTAHPKLIISPKGDSATYTDTWQDVPETTSRFETTLNVVSQQGFSEGRQYWEVDVSGKTYWELGLTYPSIPRKGREEDSWLGRGKESWCVEYFNGDYTAWHGGVQHELPLLAGRQFTRIGVYCGFPGGVVCFLGADTMTPLYCFCTGTFTDTLYQALCPGHDNEGTNWKSLKICDASRSAPVL; translated from the exons ATGAATAAGGTAGGAGGGAAGGCCACACATGAA GAAGCTCTTCTGAAACATCAGCAGCACCTGCAGAGACAAAGGGACGGCATCGCCCACAGGATGAAGAAGCTGGCAGCTAAGCAGGTGGAGATAACA AAAAAGACCAACGCAGTGAAGGAGAAAATCAGGAAAAAGTATGAGGACATGAAGCGGGTCCTGGATGAGGATCTCCGGATCACGTTGACCCAGCTGGACACCGAGTTCGAGGCCACAGAGAGGTTAGTTGAGGACAGGATAGAGGACTGCTACCGCCTCACTCAGGAGCTGGACCAGGAGCTTTCCAACATCGGTGCACAG AATGCTGAAACACAAAAAAG AATATCTGAGACTCTGAAGCTGACCGACCCTGAACTGATCCAGATGGACGAGTTCAAGAGTGAACAGCTACTGTGTCTCACCATCAACCTGCTGCTGTTCATCAGATCCCAGGTCCCTGTCACCAAGAAGCTCTTTCAGACCT ATGCTGCAGATGTTGTCCTCGACGCTGACACTGCCCATCCCAAGCTGATTATCTCTCCCAAAGGCGACTCCGCCACCTACACAGACACCTGGCAGGACGTCCCGGAGACTACCTCCCGCTTTGAAACCACCCTAAATGTAGTCAGCCAGCAAGGCTTCAGCGAGGGCCGCCAGTACTGGGAGGTGGATGTGAGTGGGAAGACCTACTGGGAGCTGGGGCTCACCTACCCGAGCATCCCGCGAAAGGGCCGCGAGGAGGACTCGTGGCTGGGCCGAGGCAAAGAGTCTTGGTGTGTGGAATACTTTAACGGAGACTACACAGCCTGGCACGGTGGCGTCCAGCATGAGCTGCCGCTGCTGGCAGGAAGACAGTTCACTCGCATCGGGGTGTACTGCGGCTTCCCCGGGGGGGTGGTGTGCTTTCTAGGCGCTGACACCATGACCCCCCTCTACTGCTTCTGCACTGGGACCTTCACTGACACCCTATATCAAGCGTTGTGTCCTGGTCATGACAACGAAGGCACAAACTGGAAGTCCCTTAAGATCTGCGACGCCTCCCGATCAGCTCCTGTTCTCTGA
- the LOC141758212 gene encoding E3 ubiquitin-protein ligase TRIM21 isoform X2, with protein MNKEALLKHQQHLQRQRDGIAHRMKKLAAKQVEITKKTNAVKEKIRKKYEDMKRVLDEDLRITLTQLDTEFEATERLVEDRIEDCYRLTQELDQELSNIGAQNAETQKRISETLKLTDPELIQMDEFKSEQLLCLTINLLLFIRSQVPVTKKLFQTYAADVVLDADTAHPKLIISPKGDSATYTDTWQDVPETTSRFETTLNVVSQQGFSEGRQYWEVDVSGKTYWELGLTYPSIPRKGREEDSWLGRGKESWCVEYFNGDYTAWHGGVQHELPLLAGRQFTRIGVYCGFPGGVVCFLGADTMTPLYCFCTGTFTDTLYQALCPGHDNEGTNWKSLKICDASRSAPVL; from the exons ATGAATAAG GAAGCTCTTCTGAAACATCAGCAGCACCTGCAGAGACAAAGGGACGGCATCGCCCACAGGATGAAGAAGCTGGCAGCTAAGCAGGTGGAGATAACA AAAAAGACCAACGCAGTGAAGGAGAAAATCAGGAAAAAGTATGAGGACATGAAGCGGGTCCTGGATGAGGATCTCCGGATCACGTTGACCCAGCTGGACACCGAGTTCGAGGCCACAGAGAGGTTAGTTGAGGACAGGATAGAGGACTGCTACCGCCTCACTCAGGAGCTGGACCAGGAGCTTTCCAACATCGGTGCACAG AATGCTGAAACACAAAAAAG AATATCTGAGACTCTGAAGCTGACCGACCCTGAACTGATCCAGATGGACGAGTTCAAGAGTGAACAGCTACTGTGTCTCACCATCAACCTGCTGCTGTTCATCAGATCCCAGGTCCCTGTCACCAAGAAGCTCTTTCAGACCT ATGCTGCAGATGTTGTCCTCGACGCTGACACTGCCCATCCCAAGCTGATTATCTCTCCCAAAGGCGACTCCGCCACCTACACAGACACCTGGCAGGACGTCCCGGAGACTACCTCCCGCTTTGAAACCACCCTAAATGTAGTCAGCCAGCAAGGCTTCAGCGAGGGCCGCCAGTACTGGGAGGTGGATGTGAGTGGGAAGACCTACTGGGAGCTGGGGCTCACCTACCCGAGCATCCCGCGAAAGGGCCGCGAGGAGGACTCGTGGCTGGGCCGAGGCAAAGAGTCTTGGTGTGTGGAATACTTTAACGGAGACTACACAGCCTGGCACGGTGGCGTCCAGCATGAGCTGCCGCTGCTGGCAGGAAGACAGTTCACTCGCATCGGGGTGTACTGCGGCTTCCCCGGGGGGGTGGTGTGCTTTCTAGGCGCTGACACCATGACCCCCCTCTACTGCTTCTGCACTGGGACCTTCACTGACACCCTATATCAAGCGTTGTGTCCTGGTCATGACAACGAAGGCACAAACTGGAAGTCCCTTAAGATCTGCGACGCCTCCCGATCAGCTCCTGTTCTCTGA
- the casp7 gene encoding caspase-7 → MAGEPAETTDLGAEVVETDQTDAKPDRRGRFLLFGKKNKDGQTREQDYSSESHYRIVSPTFQYKMSHQRVGKCIIINNKNFDEKTGMNVRNGTDRDAGELFKCFKSLGFDVFIYNDQTCEKMERLLREASEEDHSDSSCFACILLSHGEEGMIYGTDGAMPIKSMTSLFRGDMCKSLVGKPKLFFIQACRGSEFDDGIQTDSGPPNDTQETDANPRHKIPVEADFLFAYSTVPGYYSWRNPGRGSWFVQALCNVLNEFGKQLEIMQILTRVNYMVATSFESWSEDPRFSEKKQIPCVVSMLTKELYFN, encoded by the exons ATGGCTGGAGAACCTGCTGAGACGACTGATCTTGGAGCTGAAGTTGTGGAAACGGACCAAACCGACGCCAAACCTGACCGCAGAGGAAGATTTCTACTGTTTGG TAAGAAGAACAAGGATGGCCAGACGCGGGAGCAGGACTACTCTTCTGAAAGCCATTACAGAATTGTTTCACCAACATTCCAGTATAAGATGAGCCACCAGCGAGTGGGCAAGtgcatcatcatcaacaacaaaaactttgatgaaaagaCAG GGATGAATGTACGCAACGGCACGGACCGAGACGCAGGCGAGCTGTTCAAGTGCTTCAAGAGCCTGGGCTTCGACGTCTTCATCTACAACGATCAGACGTGTGAGAAGATGGAGCGTCTTCTCAGAGAGG CCTCGGAGGAAGACCATAGTGACAGCTCGTGTTTCGCCTGTATCCTGCTAAGCCACGGCGAGGAGGGCATGATCTACGGAACGGACGGAGCCATGCCCATCAAGTCCATGACCTCATTGTTCAGGGGCGACATGTGCAAAAGCTTAGTCGGAAAGCCAAAACTCTTCTTCATCCAG GCTTGCCGGGGTTCCGAATTTGATGATGGTATACAGACAGATTCGGGTCCGCCGAACGATACCCAGGAGACAGACGCTAATCCGAGACATAAGATCCCTGTAGAGGCAGATTTCCTCTTTGCCTACTCCACCGTGCCAG GGTATTACTCATGGAGGAACCCTGGGCGTGGCTCCTGGTTCGTCCAGGCGCTCTGCAACGTCCTCAACGAGTTCGGCAAGCAGCTGGAGATAATGCAGATCCTGACGCGGGTCAACTACATGGTGGCCACCAGCTTCGAGTCCTGGTCCGAAGACCCACGCTTCAGCGAGAAGAAGCAGATCCCCTGCGTGGTCTCTATGCTGACGAAAGAACTGTATTTCAACTGA
- the nrap gene encoding nebulin-related-anchoring protein isoform X5, which produces MVSRFWGKGQAFTMQSCARCGFVVYPAEKINCIDQNWHKACFHCDVCKMVLTANNFVSHKKRPYCSVHNPRNNTFTSVYQTPININAKKQSMASSELKYREDGERFMSTFHQDMRSMELEKARLANQMTSQAFQSQSEFSQQQTWYSGSVTNQEIVTMSQAQKNISDVKYTEEYEQSKGKGSFPAMITPGYQAAKTANTLASSLEYKKGHEERISKYTTFVDPPEVLLAKKQGQIVSDYAYTEEYEQQRGKGSFPAHITPGYQMSKKAGEQASDIKYRHVYEQEIRGKASAEAAVAEVAHARENAENFSQIAYTEQYEQQRGKGSFPAMITPGYHLAKKAQENASNLKYRKDISKMKGTSHFHSLTSEDNLALKNARKINKIVSEVEYKKDLENTKGHSINFCDTPQFQNAAKMAKFTSDNKYREKYSDMKNHYEDSGIDKRTMHAMKARNLASDISYKQGCEQEQGEYNYPATLTPGYQSQRKLDPLKDKNYRQHIDKVKYSQATDTPEIVLAKKNAQLVSNLNYKKGYEKTKHQYTLSQDLPQIITAKANAALCSDIKYKEEWEKNKSKSCDIGVDDLSVRAAKASRDLASDIKYKETYMKNKKAVGVNMSDSRTLHSLQVGKMSSDIAYKKGSKESQGQFSLPLDMINLSHAKKAQSLASEVDYRTKLHDYTVMPDDIKVQQAKKAYSLQSENQYRSDLNWMKGVGWDTEGCLNVTQAKKAGDLLSDTKYRQKADSIRFTHVANDLSIAHAKKSQELQSDLSYKANTEQMIHQYTMNKDEPLFRQAKANADLLSGKVYKSNWEKQREKGFELRLDSLSILTAKAKRDLASDVKYKEKYEKNKGKVIGIKSVSDDSQMAHSALATKLQSGRHYKKDYEDTKNKYSIYLDMLNISHAKKAQDLSSETNYRTFLHEYTTLPTDRNVAWAKKAYELQSDKQYRSDLNWMKGVGWEASKSLDVQQAKKAGDLVSEKKYRQGVSGLKYTSVENTPEMVQAKLSNKLAVDRLYREKGESMKHNYTLSGELPEMVQAKLNAMNISESCYKESWTKLRDGGYKLSLDAIPFQSAKASGEILSDQKYKGEFEKSKGKMIGRGLQDDMNITHSVHASKLQSDIKYKQDSAKELSKFHLPMDMLEVSHAKMAQSLVSDQDYRLTLHKYTSLADDMKVQAAKKAYALQSEKLYRSDLNYLRGAAWIATGALQIEGSKRASDLISDKKYRQQPYSFKHTSVADSPDIIHAKLSGQLTNERLYKEKGVNDKHNYTMTSERPEITQAKINAANFSEIKYRESWRTLRAQGYKLTMQDIPFQAAKSSTGIASDNKYKHDHLLEKGKHIGVKSVLEDPRLLHCLQAGRLASDQEYRKDALTTSGQYHLNQDMIHLVTAKNAQALASEQDYRKRLHEYTVLPDDMKVKWAKAAYDLQSEKLYKSDLNYMKGVAWDGVGAPQMESAKKAGELISNKKYRQLPDSLKFTSVTDSPDMVHAKASYQQCSEVG; this is translated from the exons ATGGTGTCAA GGTTTTGGGGAAAAGGACAAGCCTTCACCATGCAGTCCTGTGCTAGGTGTGGGTTTGTGGTCTACCCGGCTGAAAAGATCAACTGCATTGACCAG AACTGGCATAAAGCGTGTTTTCACTGTGACGTCTGCAAGATGGTGCTCACGGCCAACAACTTTGTCAGCCACAAGAAGAGGCCGTACTGCTCTGT ACACAATCCGAGGAACAACACATTCACAAGCGTCTATCAGACCCCCATCAACATCAACGCAAAGAAGCAAAGCATGGCGAGCAGTGAG CTGAAGTATCGCGAAGATGGTGAGCGCTTTATGTCCACCTTCCACCAGGACATGAGGTCCATGGAGCTGGAGAAAGCTCGCCTAGCCAATCAGATGACCAGCCAG GCCTTTCAGTCTCAGTCTGAGTTCTCACAGCAGCAGACATGGTACTCAGGCTCGGTGACCAACCAGGAGATAGTAACGATGTCTCAGGCCCAGAAGAACATCAGTGAC GTGAAGTACACAGAAGAATACGAGCAGTCAAAAGGGAAAGGCAGCTTCCCTGCCATGATAACACCAGGTTACCAGGCTGCTAAGACAGCCAATACTCTGGCCAGTAGC CTGGAATATAAAAAAGGACACGAGGAGAGAATTTCAAAGTACACCACGTTTGTTGACCCCCCAGAGGTGCTTCTAGCCAAGAAACAAGGACAAATTGTTAGCGAT TATGCCTATACAGAAGAGTATGAGCAGCAGAGAGGTAAAGGTAGCTTTCCTGCACATATTACACCTGGATACCAGATGTCAAAGAAGGCCGGTGAGCAGGCCAGTGAT ATAAAGTATCGTCATGTGTATGAACAAGAGATTAGAGGTAAAGCCAGCGCTGAGGCAGCAGTAGCTGAAGTAGCTCACGCCAGAGAAAATGCAGAGAACTTCAGCCAG ATTGCCTATACTGAGCAGTATGAGCAGCAGCGAGGCAAAGGAAGTTTCCCTGCCATGATCACTCCTGGTTATCATCTTGCAAAGAAGGCTCAGGAAAATGCGAGCAAT CTCAAATACAGGAAGGACATAAGCAAGATGAAGGGCACCTCACACTTCCATAGCCTGACGTCCGAGGACAATCTGGCTCTAAAGAACGCCCGAAAGATCAACAAGATTGTCAGCGAG GTGGAGTATAAGAAGGACCTGGAGAACACCAAAGGTCACAGCATCAATTTCTGTGACACCCCACAGTTTCAAAATGCAGCTAAAATGGCCAAGTTCACAAGTGAT AACAAGTACAGAGAGAAGTACAGCGACATGAAGAACCACTATGAAGACTCAGGAATCGATAAGAGGACCATGCATGCCATGAAAGCCAGGAATCTTGCCAGTGAT ATTTCTTATAAACAAGGCTGTGAACAGGAGCAGGGTGAATACAACTACCCCGCCACCCTCACACCAGGCTACCAAAGCCAAAGGAAACTGGACCCACTAAAAGAC AAGAACTACAGGCAGCACATCGACAAGGTCAAGTACAGTCAAGCAACAGACACGCCTGAGATTGTTTTAGCGAAGAAAAACGCCCAGCTTGTCAGCAAT CTAAATTACAAAAAGGGCTATGAAAAGACCAAACATCAGTACACACTATCCCAGGACCTGCCCCAAATCATAACGGCCAAAGCCAATGCTGCCTTGTGCAGTGAT ATCAAATATAAGGAGGAATGGGAGAAAAATAAGTCTAAATCCTGCGACATCGGTGTGGACGACCTGAGTGTCAGAGCAGCCAAGGCTTCCCGTGACCTTGCCAGTGAT ATTAAATATAAAGAGACTTACATGAAGAACAAGAAGGCAGTGGGGGTCAACATGAGCGACTCCAGGACGCTGCACTCTCTTCAAGTGGGCAAGATGAGCAGTGAT ATTGCGTACAAGAAGGGCTCCAAGGAGAGCCAGGGCCAGTTCAGCCTTCCACTGGACATGATCAACCTGAGCCACGCCAAAAAGGCTCAGTCCCTTGCCAGCGAAGTGGATTATCGCACGAAGCTGCACGACTACACCGTCATGCCTGATGACATCAAGGTCCAGCAGGCCAAGAAGGCGTATTCCCTGCAAAGCGAG AACCAGTACCGTTCAGACCTGAACTGGATGAAAGGAGTGGGCTGGGACACTGAAGGGTGTCTGAACGTTACCCAGGCCAAGAAAGCTGGAGATCTGCTAAGTGAT ACTAAATACCGTCAGAAGGCAGACAGCATCAGGTTCACCCATGTGGCGAACGATCTCTCCATCGCACACGCCAAGAAGAGCCAGGAACTGCAGAGTGAC CTGTCGTACAAAGCCAACACAGAGCAGATGATACACCAGTACACCATGAATAAAGATGAGCCCCTCTTCAGACAAGCAAAGGCTAACGCCGACCTTCTTAGTGGG aaAGTGTACAAGAGCAACTGGGAGAAGCAGAGGGAAAAAGGCTTCGAGCTGCGCTTGGACTCTCTCTCTATACTCACCGCTAAAGCCAAAAGAGACCTGGCCAGTGAT GTCAAATACAAGGAGAAGTATGAGAAAAACAAGGGCAAGGTGATTGGCATTAAGTCTGTCAGCGATGACTCTCAGATGGCCCACTCTGCTCTGGCCACCAAACTACAGAGTGGCCGCCACTACAAGAAGGACTATGAGGACACTAAGAACAAATACAG CATTTATCTGGATATGTTGAACATCAGCCATGCCAAGAAGGCTCAAGACCTGTCATCCGAGACCAACTACAGGACTTTCCTCCACGAGTATACGACTCTGCCCACTGACAGGAACGTCGCCTGGGCTAAGAAAGCCTATGAACTTCAGAGCGAT aAACAGTACAGGTCAGATCTGAACTGGATGAAGGGCGTCGGCTGGGAGGCCTCAAAATCTCTGGATGTCCAGCAGGCGAAGAAAGCCGGGGATCTCGTCAGCGAG AAAAAGTACCGTCAAGGTGTGAGTGGTCTGAAGTATACCAGTGTTGAAAACACTCCAGAGATGGTCCAAGCCAAACTCAGCAACAAACTGGCTGTTGAT AGGTTGTACAGGGAGAAGGGTGAAAGCATGAAGCACAACTACACACTCAGCGGAGAGCTGCCTGAGATGGTTCAGGCCAAGCTCAATGCTATGAACATCAGCGAG AGCTGTTACAAGGAATCTTGGACTAAGTTACGTGATGGCGGTTACAAGCTGAGTCTGGATGCCATACCTTTCCAGTCTGCCAAAGCGTCTGGAGAGATCCTCAGTGAT CAAAAGTACAAAGGAGAATTTGAGAAGAGCAAAGGGAAGATGATCGGACGGGGACTGCAGGATGACATGAACATCACTCACTCGGTCCACGCCAGCAAGTTACAGAGTGAT ATCAAGTACAAGCAGGACTCAGCGAAGGAGCTCTCCAAGTTCCACCTGCCCATGGACATGCTGGAGGTCTCCCACGCTAAAATGGCCCAGTCGCTGGTCAGCGATCAGGACTACAGGCTGACCCTGCATAAGTACACCTCGCTGGCTGACGACATGAAGGTGCAGGCGGCCAAGAAAGCGTACGCTCTGCAGAGCGAG aAACTGTATCGCTCTGACCTGAACTACCTGCGTGGTGCAGCCTGGATCGCCACCGGGGCTCTGCAGATTGAAGGCTCCAAGAGGGCCTCAGACCTCATCAGTGAT AAAAAGTACCGTCAGCAGCCATACAGCTTCAAGCACACGTCTGTCGCCGACTCTCCAGATATCATCCACGCTAAACTCAGTGGACAGCTCACAAATGAA cgTTTGTACAAAGAGAAAGGGGTGAACGACAAGCATAACTACACTATGACATCTGAGAGACCAGAGATCACGCAAGCAAAGATCAATGCAGCCAACTTTAGTGAG ATCAAGTACAGAGAGTCCTGGCGTACGCTGAGGGCTCAAGGCTACAAACTCACCATGCAGGACATCCCCTTCCAGGCTGCCAAGAGCTCCACAGGCATCGCCAGTGAT AACAAGTACAAACACGACCACCTGCTGGAAAAAGGGAAGCACATCGGGGTCAAAAGCGTCTTGGAAGACCCGCGTCTCCTGCACTGCCTGCAGGCGGGCCGGCTGGCCAGCGACCAGGAGTACCGCAAGGACGCGCTGACGACCAGCGGGCAGTACCACCTCAACCAGGACATGATTCACTTGGTGACGGCTAAGAACGCCCAGGCC